AGGAAGTGTAAAGTGAAGATGTACCCAGTGGGGGGATAATAATCATCTAAATCTCAGCATATCCCAGGTGAGCATAATTTAGACCTCTTATATTCATCAAATGAGATAGTAGCCTTTGGGGTTGGGAGGGAATCCAAAGCACTTTTCAGCTCTTAACCTTTAAGTTTTTATAgttaatgtaaaagaaatgacattCTCTGTATATCTGGGTCTCCACTTTGGATTCAAAGAGGAACAGCTCTGTGTCTTCCCGATGATAAGAATATGAGCCCTCTGCCTCACCTACCAGATAAGAATGTCCTTACAAAGTGAGATGCTATAACAGGCTTTGATGTGACAAAGAGGGGGAACTGGATTTCACATTGGTTGTATTGCTACCCACTCCCAAGGATTTTCTGAATTTCCGCAAAAGGGTATTGGGAGGCAAGGGGGGTGGGTTAGGGATCAACCTTTGAGACTCCTGGCTGGAAGCATGCAGAATGATCAAATCAACGGATACAAGGAACATTCTGTTTATGCCTCAAAGCTACATATTATGTAAGTAGAGTTAGATACACACAGAACTGGTCTTCAGGCAGCAGTTTATGGATCTTCCACACAAACTGCTCAGGTGTTTAACACAGTGATAAAACCAACTCACATTTCTTCACATTCAGTCATTTTTCAGGGCTGCTCTTCCGTGTGAATCCTTTGATGTCTGATGAGGGATGAACTGCACTTAAAGCTTTTTCCACATTCGTTACACCTatagggtttctccccagtaTGAGTTCTCTGGTGTTGAATAAGggctgatgaatgaataaaggctTTTCCGCATTCGTTACATTTGTACGGTTTCTTCCCAATATGAATTCTTTGATGTTTAGCGAAATTTGAGCTCCGgctgaaggttttcccacattcgTTACACTcgtagggtttctctccagtgtgaattctctgatgctgAACAAGATGTGTGCTCTGACTGAAGGTTTTTCCACATTCACTACATTCGtagggtttttctccagtatgaaCCCTCTGATGTTTGGTAAGGGATGAGCAGTGgctaaaggctttcccacattcctgacatttatagggtttctctccagtgtgagttcttTGATGTTTAATGAGTgctgaagaatgaatgaaggcCTTATCACACTCGTTGCATTCATAAGGCTTCACCCCTGTGTGGATCAGCTGGTGCTGCACGAGGTGTGTGCTTCGATTAAAGCCTTTCCCACACTCACTGCACTCATACGGTCTCTCTCCAATGTGAATCCTCTGATGTACTGCAAGGGATGCGCTTTCTGTGAAGGCCTTCTTGCATTCGCTGCACTCGAAGAGAATTCTagtgtgagttctctgatgttTAGTTAAATTGGCCCTGTGGCTGAAAGACTTCCCACACTCGGTGCAGCTGTAGGGTTTTTCCCCAGTATGGACTCTCTGGTGTCGAATGAGCACTGAATGGTAAGTGAAGAGCTCACCACAGTCATTACATTTATGAGGTTTCTTCTCTTTGTAGGTCCTCTGCTTTTTCGTTAAGGTTGATTTCTGTTTCAATCTTTTTTCAAGGGTATGGAAGGCACAGGATCCTTTGGGAACTCTGTCTTGAGTGAGAAGTACTGACTTCTGGTTCAAGTTTTTCCAGTAAACATCATGCTCACGAGCTCTCTCTTCCGGGAGTGAATTCATGTGGGTGAACATTTCTCTTAAGCATCTCTCCTGATTTCCTTGCTGATTCTCTAACCGGTTTTCACATGCGAGAGTTGTTTCCAAGTTGGAGTCATAGACACCATTCCTTGTCAGCCTGTCTATGACTGCAACCTGGCATgattcttctttggaaaaatcttgCACTGAAGTCGAATCTCTGCTCCCGGGTCTAGTCTCTGAGTCTGAAACAAATTGGAAATGcaaatttcctttgttttctgagttCAACAAAAAGGCAGGTCTGTAACGGGTAAGAGTTAATGAAGGTGAAGAGCATGGCTTCAACGAATAAGTGGATTTGACTCTTAGAAAATGACTTGCAAAGAGAAGCAAATGGAGGGAAACAAATGtacagtagatgcagagaaaatcaGCAGACCCTACCCAGGAATCAGAATGGGGGAAAGATGACCAGAAAGACAGGAGAAGGAGGGATGCAGATGAAGCACCATTTCACCAGATGAGCAGGAAATGAGCATCCCAGAACAGCATAGGGGAGGAACAACCTCTACAGACTATTAAGCGCTGTCATAAACTTCCAGGCAGTTACCACCTTAGTGCAGGGCATAGTGATGACTTCTAAGTTTTCAGTTACCCAACCCCACTCACATCCTAATATGCATTCCATTTCCAGTTTAAAATCTTCCCTAAGAGTTCTTTTATAATATGTCCCTGTTGAAAAATCAATGATCTCCCAAAGATATAATGGCAGATACATTAAATTATATCTGAACAAGGCTAATCATTACAACACTAATTGAGGTAGCAAAAGACTGGTAACATCTCAAATAGTAAAATACAGTAATATTTTAATACTATAAAGAACTGATTAAACTATGGTGTACACATACAATGAAGTATGTGCAACTTAAAATAATATGAGAATGATCTCTATATATTGCTACGAAGTGATCTTCAGgatacattaaatttaaaaaacccagcaAGTTGTGAAGAAGTGTGTATGGTCTGCAACTTTCTGTGTAGGGGAAAAAAGGGGAGATACAAATATATAGACATATTTggttatattttccaaaactaagGACAGATCAatgaaatactaataaaaatgatTGCCTACAGAGAGAACACCAGAATAGAGAGGGCAAGGATGGAAGCCAACCTCTCTGAATATATCTACTATAAATCtattagaatttttatattcaaTATGAAACTACTCTATAAAGCTAAAATAAAGAGTTTGGTtcaaaagaataagtaaatagaCCAATGAAATAAAAGAGCAATTTCAGAAGTCAAGTAAATATAGGAATTAAGGACAATACAAAGGTGGTATTTCAGTCAGTGAACTAAAGATAATTTGTTTTTACAACAAATGGTCCTGTGAGTGATTAAACATTCAAAAGACAATTAAGTTAGATCTGCCCCTCATTCCACACAGCCAAGTGAATTCTGTTCCTTCATCTATGTACTCttctatccatttattcaacGATTACCTATTGGATGTCTACCATACGCTAGGCTCTGGGGAAAAACACACAGTCCCTATGCACATGAAGGGAGAGAAAATTTAGTCTAACATctacaaatacatataaaaatgcaCCTGTAGTAAGTACTAAGAAATAAAAGGCGAATGACGCTGTGAAAGATGATAAGGGGAACCCAGGGGGATGAGGGGAGGCCCCCCTGAGGAAGTAAATGACTGAGCTGAAATTGAATTGGGTTTGGGGCTCAGGTGAGTGGTCCAGGTAACAGGTGCAGCAGCACGGAGGTGAGTGTTCCAGGTAACAGGTACAGAAGCACGGGGGTGAGTGTTCCAGGTAACAGGTAGAGGAGCACGGGGGTGAgtgttccaggtagagggaatgACATGTACAGAAGCCCCAAGGTGAGAGGGGACATTTAGGAagagcacagtggttgagagcaaTGGACTGTGAAATAAGAATGCATGAAtttaatctcagctctgccacttactagctgtgtgacctggggcatgTTATTTTACGTTTctacttcagtttccttatctgtaagatggggcAATAACGGTACCTACCTTAAGgagcatttaatatttataaaacacttaaaactgacacaacattggtGCTACATAAGTGTTTGTTAAATCAGTAAAACATAATTGATATAAGGATAGTGTAGGTAGGTAGAGGCTGTGACCTCAAAGTGCGGTCTGAGGACCCCTGGGAGTCTGTAGgttcaaaactattttcagaatAATGCTTAGATCTTGCCTTTTTCATTGTCTTGACATTTGCATTGATGTTGCAAAACTGATGGCGGTAAAACTGCCCACAACTTATGCACAAATCAGGACAAGACACCAAATGCACTAGTAGTTGTTGTATTTTTCCCCACCATGTactctcagttaaaaaaaaaaaaaaaaagccagtttcacttaaaaatttcTGAGGAAACAACAGGAATCATTATTaacttaataaattaattttatttattagaccTTGACTACATGCCTTCTTAATATTCTGGATGATGAAATAGGAAATATTCATTATGCAAGTCTGCTCATATCAAAGTATGATGCTTGCCTTGAGGAAAACCACTCATGAGACTGTTTGAGAGCTGAactggccattttttttttttcatggaccatcacttttacttgaaagaatCACTGACAAACTATGTTATCCATGTTGGGTATTTGGCAGATAGTtcctcaaaactgaaaaaaaaaaatgagcctgtcacttcaaggaaaacaactgacagtatttgaTAAAATGTGAGCTTCTGGGcagaaattagaattttggaaaacttttatcTACCACTGAGAGCTTGATAGCTTCCTAATACTTAAAGGCTTTTCTGGTAAGGTCAGTGGTGATACTGAaaattgtggtttttaaaatattgcataatGTATTGTGTCAATATTTGGAAGATAtgcataactcagtgaaccaatattttccaaaagatCAACAGATTTTAAGAGTTAGGAAAAATTCATGGCTATGGCTTCAGATGCACCTTGCacctaacctttaagaaactaccacttggggcttccctggtggcgcagtggttgagagtccgcctgctaatgcaggggacacgggtttgagccctggtctgggaggatcccacatgctgcggagcaactgggcccgtgagccacaactaccgagcctgcgtgtctggagccgtgctccgcaacgagaggccgcgacagtgagaggcccgtgcaccgtgatgaggagtggcccccgctcgccgcaactggagagagccgtcgcgcagaaacgaagacccaacacagccgaaaataaataaataaataaataaatttatatatataaaaaaagaaactaccacTTGCCCAACTTTGGTGTAGTATCAGAATAGCCAATTATCGGGAAAGTATATtaattatctttttgtttgtgtttttttaatttatttattagtaagGTTGTTTCTTGATGTAGATGCTAGCTACATGAATGTGTTCAATTTGGGAAAATTCATAAAACTGTACAGTTATGATATTTTAATCTACTTTacattacaaaaaaaaggaaaagaaaaaaggcaaaagaagcaAATGTGAGCATGTGTTTGATCTCagtgttattttatttccttgacttTGTATGTATTCAAAAtgcaatataatttaaaataagatatttaaaaaataaaagcatgttgGCACTTCTATATTCTTTCTTAAGCACTGAAGAGCACCACTCCTTTACTGTCTTGTGGGGTTATCCTTTCCGAAGATTCCCGTCTATCTGACTCACCTGAACAGCTGCTTTTGGGGGCTCTTCTCTCAAGCATCAGTGGTTCTTTTCCATTCTCCAAATTGTGGTTCTCAGGTTTGGAAACTGGAAGCCCtgctcattaaaaaagaaaaaagaaagaaagaaagaaaaaaaagaaaagggactcAACTCTTTATGATGGGCACAAAGCTCTATTCCAGAGCACAGTCCCAACCCCTGGATCCACAAAAAAGACAGGACATCATAGGAAGTTTTGGAATAAGGGAGCGGGGGGCCTCTAAATGAACCTTAAAACAGGTGCAGCAAGAGCCTGGGCCTCATAAGGAGTTACACGCatttgaaaagacaaatatttagcctgtaaaaaaatagaagagcaTTTGTCTTGTTTACTGTGGGAGTTCTGGGGAGATACTGCAGACCAGTCCTCAGCTCAGGGAAGAAGTTGGGTGAAGTGGGACCCCAGTGGCAGCACCACAAGCCTGTGACTCTGTGACTAGCTGTCTTCTgatgtttctcctttcttccttcttcagttACCAGAACCTGCTTTCTTAGGGAATTTATTATATGAGGTTTGGGAGGAGCTAACATAGTTCCTTCCACCACTGATACAAACACAAAcgtgtacatgcatgtgtgtacatacatgtgtacacatgcacatactGCCCCCCCCCCCGAGGCGGGAACAGTATTCAAACTGGTCAGAGCATACTCTATCTCCCTGGCTCGAGTTACTGCTTCACTGATGGACATGTGACCCTATCTGCTCAAACTCCCAGGATAGaagccttctttttttccttagctcTCTAACTGGAAGAATAATGTAACCCTAGAGCGGCCAATGGCCATCTGTGCCACACAAGGAGATCAGGACAAGCTATAccatgtaattaaaaaataagtaaataaaagaaattactgACAATATATCTGATTCCCTTTTAAGCTAGTGTGAATTCGGTTTCTGTCACTTGAATCCAAAGACTCCTGATACAAAACAAGCctagacatttcaccaagaacCCAGAGCAGAAACAGATTTTCTCTGGGCCCGAAGGGATCAATACTTTACGATTATTGGCTTTGTTATGCTACTTCATTGTCAATAAGGTAATGATGTCCCCATAAGCAGGGGCCGGAGTCACGGCGGGAGCCCATCCTTACACAGCGAGACCAGGTTCCTGtagttctccagcatcacgtCCCTCTGTGCAGGATCCAGCCTCCCCCACTCCTCTGGGGTAAAGTCCATGGCCACATCCTTGAATGTCACTGATGCCTAAGACACAAAACATACTTTTCTTCACCATCTGTCACTCCACAGCCTCCCTTTCATGCCCTAGTTTCTGTTGGCCCTGGAGTAGATGCGTAGATGTATTCAACAGGGGAAATCACTGTGAAAAATGACAAGCATTCTCATGTGTCCTGGACATTCCATGGAAAGTCACTGGGTATcaattttgtgccaggcacaccGTCCAAGATTCAACATGAGAACCAAACGAAACAAGACCACGGTTTCTCCACTGACAGACTAATTTTTCTGGGGAACAAAGAGTTAAAACATGAACCAATGAATCAACAATGCAGTCTggcaaagtaaacaaaatataggcagagaaaaaaaggcaTGTGTCTGTATAATTCTCCTTGTGAGTCCTCGCCATGGAATGAACAGACTGTCACCAAATCCAGAGAAGCACGGAATCAATTCAAGGCAAGAGGCATTAAATTGGAAAATGACAGCAACAAATTAATTAAGGGTACAGATATCACATATAAATGTTTATGGGTAAACACCATAGGATTATTTATACAagacataaaatacaaaaactatATGGAGATAGACACATAGCAGTACTGAACATGTCTCTTTAAgtaaagacatagagaatgggaataatattccaggttattgaaataaatatataccaaATGCTATAACTGGATAGAAAacacttatttaaatattcatgaagCACTTGCAAAAGTAACAaagtaaatgttaataaattccaaaacagaaaagaaagagcaatAACTGATAACTGAAAAAAcgtatctgggcttccctggtggcgcagtggttgagagtctgcctgccgatgcaggggacacgggttcgtgccccggtccgggaagatcccacatgccgcagagcggctgggcccgtgagcctgtgctccgcaacggaagaggccacaacagtgagcggcccgcgtaccgcaaaaaaaaaaaaaaaaaaaaaaaagtatcaaaatttcaaaataataatgaaataaaatgcaaaaatcaatGCCATAAGGCTAAAATTGTACTCAGAGGAAACACATcaatttcattaaaagaaaattaatgtaattaaatgaaCAAAGCATACAAATCAAATTAGAGACAGAACCCGACAACAAATTAGGGAAAACAGAAGGAATTACAGGATAAAAGTAGATAAGGGgaagtaaaacaagaaaaataagacagcTGGGAAGTCTGAATAAGAGCAGTAGGTTATAGTACTATACTAATGTTAACTTCctaattttggaaaaagaataataaaagcaaGGTGAAATGCTAAATTTTGGAGAATCTGAAAGGAGAGCATATGAGAAATCTTTGCACCACTTGTTAATTTCTATAAgtctcaaattatttcaaaataaagttccccaaaatggaaataatctgagacttaaaaaatataagaatcatccttggaaaataaaatgcaaaaatcattAAGCAGCTACTAAATAGACAAAATACTGTGAGAAAAAATGACTTTGATCCTACAATCTGCATATCTATAGTTAAACTGACAGTGGAAATTAACTtccaaaccataaaagaaaaaaaaatcagaataacaCAAAAGGCAAACTACagcacaaaaggaagaaaaaaatacaaaagaaacaaagcatagtaaacagaattataaaaatcacatagcaagaaaaatgtgaaacatacaagtaatcataataatatgaataaattaatttctcttaTAAAAAGGTTTCTTAAAATAGCCACATCCTCTTTACAAAAAAGAGATCCAGACAAAACCCcaaagttgggggtggggggggtggaaggAAATATAGTATACCACATATTTGAATACAGTACTTCAAGCTCAAcaaaaacatatggaaaaatatacacCAAACTGTTATCCTCAGCAGGGAAAGGTGGTGGACTGAACTTGGGGAGGTAAGGACGGGtaatatactttaatatttatatacgTCCGTACCGTTCACCTGGTTACCACGAGCAAAAATTAAAActctaattattaaaaaaagtcTAATAAGTAAAAGATAAACAGCCCAGGCAAATTCTATTAAGAAAGACAGTTGCAGTATTAGCATCAAACAAAATCCAATGCAATGCAAAaaggacagtttttaaaatttccatgaaaGGTTTAATCCATTCTGAAGCTataaaagcagtcttgagggcttccctggtggcgcagtggttgagaatccgcctgccgatgcaggggacaccggttcgtgccccggtctgggaagatcccacatgccacggagcggctgggcccgtgagccacggccgctgagcctgcgagtccggagcctgtgctccgcaacaggagaggccacaacagtgagaggcccgcgtaccgcaaaaaaaaaaaaaaaaaaaaaaaaaaagcagtcttgAATCTAATATTAATGTGTTGCAATGTATAAAGCATTCACCCTTTTTCTGGTACCTGTACTCTGACTTTCCTCTGGCTGCTATGCCTGGCCACTTTTAGTCCATGCAGTTCAGNNNNNNNNNNNNNNNNNNNNNNNNNNNNNNNNNNNNNNNNNNNNNNNNNNNNNNNNNNNNNNNNNNNNNNNNNNNNNNNNNNNNNNNNNNNNNNNNNNNNNNNNNNNNNNNNNNNNNNNNNNNNNNNNNNNNNNNNNNNNNNNNNNNNNNNNNNNNNNNNNNNNNNNNNNNNNNNNNNNNNNNNNNNNNNNNNNNNNNNNNNNNNNNNNNNNNNNNNNNNNNNNNNNNNNNNNNNNNNNNNNNNNNNNNNNNNNNNNNNNNNNNNNNNNNNNNNNNNNNNNNNNNNNNNNNNNNNNNNNNNNNNNNNNNNNNNNNNNNNNNNNNNNNNNNNNNNNNNNNNNNNNNNNNNNNNNNNNNNNNNNNNNNNNNNNNNNNNNNNNNNNNNNNNNNNNNNNNNNNNNNNNNNNNNNNNNNNNNNNNNNNNNNNNNNNNNNNNNNNNNNNNNNNNNNNNNNNNNNNNNNNNNNNNNNNNNNNNNNNNNNNNNNNNNNNNNNNNNNNNCGCATGATCATCCAGCGCCTTGGTACCAGAATCAGTGTGTGAACCTGGTTCCACCTGAAGTAGAGTTGTCTCAGTGTGTCCTCAGACCTCTTTTCTGGGTTGCTCTACGTTTGCAAGGGCATTTTGGCTGCGGTGGTGAGCTGAGGGGCTATGGTTAGGTAGTAGTCTATTACAGTCGTTTTTCCTAATTTAGCAGTATAGCTTTAttagttattttgaaaattttcaaacctgtgaaaagctgaaagaatagAATGATGAACACTCATATGCTCTTCACCCACATTCACCGGTTATTAGCTGTTTTCGCATTTgtgctctctctctgtgtatacacatacacacactgaatatgtgtgtaatgtgtgtgtgtgcgtgcgtacTTTTCTCAGACCATCTGAAAATTATTTGTAGACACTTCATTCTGAGTATGTCAGCATTTGGGAGCGATTTTCAAGCTGTTTTCTGTGGACTCTGGGTTCTCTGGGGCTGCTGCTAATTTAGATTTTGTGGCGTCTGAAGCTGGTGTAAGACAGTGTCTGTCATCTTTGGCCTCAGGTGTAAAGGTTTTGTCTTCAGAATAGCCCCGTTGCTCTCAACAACTGCCCTGCTAACAAGTCAACTTTTGAACTTATAAATTTGTACTCATAGACTATCACCATGTCTATGTTGCATGTTGCGTTTTTACAGAAGATATAATTTGCGAACAGGCTTCTGTTACTAAAAAGTTTTGGAGATCTCAGTGAGCCCCTGGTCTCCTTCCGGGTCATCACTGACCATCTTTTGGGGGCCCCGAGGGCCGTGTGTGCTCACATGTTTGGCTGTAACGGCCCAAGTCACCGCTTCTGAGTGGATCACAAGCCAGCGCTAAATGGTAATGATCTCATGAAACAGGTAAGTCATTgtcatgtcatttttcttttaaaagctccACGCATATTGTCTCTTCCCGTGCACCTCAATGTCTGTACATACGCATGTATAAACATCATAGTGGACATTAATTATCTGGCTGCCCAGAATAATGATCCCAATGACAATAATACCGATGACGGTGGGACGatagttagcatttattgagggctGAGTATGTACCAGGCAgtcttctaagtgctttgcatataaTACCCCATTTCACCCTTACACTGCTTCTGAAGTAGGAACTactgttgtttccattttacagatgaggagaccgaaGCATAAGGGGTTAAGTAATGTGCCCGTGTTCACAGAGCTAGTGAGCAGCTGGGCTGGGGTCCAAACCCAGAAGTCTGACCCCTGACCCCACGCTCCGCTCAGCTGTGCTTCCTCCCAGATACCTGGGTTGGTGCGTGATCGAGGCTGGAAGTCCCCAGATATATTCTCAGGCCCACAGGCGTTTTTTTCCACTAGGGAGTTTTCCCTGCAGAGGTTTCTGGTTAACCTTCTGAAGCAGTTAAGGAACAAATATCTATTAAACATTTGTGTTTTCACTTTGATGATGAGTTAAGAAGATGACTATAAACATATTCAGGGTCATTCTAACCAAACAGC
This region of Physeter macrocephalus isolate SW-GA chromosome 14, ASM283717v5, whole genome shotgun sequence genomic DNA includes:
- the ZNF286A gene encoding zinc finger protein 286A, which encodes MDFTPEEWGRLDPAQRDVMLENYRNLVSLWLPVSKPENHNLENGKEPLMLERRAPKSSCSDSETRPGSRDSTSVQDFSKEESCQVAVIDRLTRNGVYDSNLETTLACENRLENQQGNQERCLREMFTHMNSLPEERAREHDVYWKNLNQKSVLLTQDRVPKGSCAFHTLEKRLKQKSTLTKKQRTYKEKKPHKCNDCGELFTYHSVLIRHQRVHTGEKPYSCTECGKSFSHRANLTKHQRTHTRILFECSECKKAFTESASLAVHQRIHIGERPYECSECGKGFNRSTHLVQHQLIHTGVKPYECNECDKAFIHSSALIKHQRTHTGEKPYKCQECGKAFSHCSSLTKHQRVHTGEKPYECSECGKTFSQSTHLVQHQRIHTGEKPYECNECGKTFSRSSNFAKHQRIHIGKKPYKCNECGKAFIHSSALIQHQRTHTGEKPYRCNECGKSFKCSSSLIRHQRIHTEEQP